ATCAGCTTTACTTTCTGCATGCTCAGATTCTCTTACCATTGCCCCAACTGAAGTTCCCGACCTTAATAATTGCTTACTAAGAACATACTCATTTTTTTCTGTAGTCAAATATTGGTATAACTTTACAATTCTAATTGCAAAATCAAAACTTTTATCTTTTATAATATTTTTCTTCATATTTCACCATTAACCATTAATAATTAACAATTAATCTCACTCCCACTCAATTGTTCCCGGTGGTTTGGATGTAATATCATAAACAACACGATTAATCCCACGGACAGAATTCACAATCCGATTCGAGATTTTACTCAAGGTATCATAGGGCATTCTATACCAATCGGCAGTCATACCATCTGTACTGGTTACAGCTCGGATTCCGAGCAAATTTTCGTAAGTCCGCTGATCACCCATAACGCCCACCGTTTTGACAGGAATAAGCACGGCGAATGCTTGCCAAATTTCTTGATATAATCCATCTTCATGGAGAATGTCCATATAGACTTGGTCCGCTTCTTGTAAAATTTCAATTCGTTCTTGGGTAATATCACCCATAATTCGAACGGCTAAACCTGGTCCAGGAAATGGATGTCTTTCAATCAATGATTCTGGCAATCCTAACTCACGGCCCACATTGCGTACTTCATCTTTGAATAATTCACGCAATGGCTCCACAAGTTCAAAATTCATATCATCGGGTAGCCCACCCACATTATGGTGACTTTTAATTACATGAGCTGTTTTCCCTTTACTCACACCACTTTCAATCACATCTGGGTAGAGTGTTCCTTGTGCTAAGAAATCCATTTTCCCCATTTCGCCTGAAATTCGATCGAAAGAATAAATGAACTGATTTCCAATAATTTTTCGCTTTTCCTCCGGATCTTTAACTTCAGCGAGTTGAGACAGAAAAATTTCTGATTCATCATAACAATGAATATTCACACCCAAACCAGATTTGAGAGCATTTACACAATTCTGAGCTTCATTTTTTCGGAGGAGACCATGATCAATTAAGACAGCTGTAGATTGTTCACCAATTGCTTTATGTAATAACGCAGCAACAACTGTGGAATCCACGCCACCACTCACACCACATAGCACTTTTCCATCACCCACCTGCTTTCGGATAAGAGCAACTTGTTCATTAATAAAATTTCCTGCAGTCCAAGTGGGTGAACAATTGGCAATTTCTAATAAGAAATTTTGAAGCAGTGTTTCACCTTTTTCAGTGTGGGCTACTTCAGGATGGAATTGTGTAGCCACTCTAGTTTGATCCTCATTGGCCATAGCCGCCACAACGCCATTGGATGAATGGGCCAGTGTGTGCCAACCATTAGGAAGTTCAGTAACACGATCCATATGGCTCATCCAAACTTGTGAACAACCGGATACATTTTTAAATAATCCAGATCCATCATCAACTTCAATTTCTGCAAACCCATATTCACCTTGCCCTGTGGATTCTACCGATCCTCCATTATGATGGGCCAATAATTGCAATCCGTAACAAATGCCTAGAATAGGAATTTCCGCATCTAGAATAGATTCATCAAACTCAGGCGCTTCATCACCAAAAACACTGGAAGGTCCTCCTGATAAGATTAATGCAGCCGGCTTTCTTTCTAATATTTCAGCAAAGGGTGTTTCGGGCGGAAGAATTTCAGAATACACATTTTGCTCCCGCACCCTTCTAGCGATTAACTGGGTGTACTGAGATCCAAAATCGAGGATAACAACGCCGCCGGCGTGAAGTTGGTTCAACTAAAATTCCATTCGTTTAATTCATCCATAAATGGCATATTGGTCATTTGGAGTTGCAATGGTGTTATACTCACGAATCCTTCGCGTAAAGCAACCCCGTCCGATTGAATATCTGTGTCCGGATCTTTAATATCACCGGTCATCCAATAGTATATACGACCGCGGGGATCTTCTCGTTTTTCAAAATGATCTTTGAAATAGATAGACCCTTGATGGGTCACTTGATAGCCCTTAAAACCAGATTCGGGATCTTTTGGGACATTTATATTTAAAAGCGTGTCTTTGGGCAATCCATTTTCCAGGACGGCCTTAACGATTTTTTTAGCCACAACTTTTGAACCGGTGAAATCACAATTACGAAGCGCATCTAAACTGATTGCAATGGATGGAATACCTAAAAATGTTCCTTCTGTCGCGGCTGAAATCGTTCCAGAATACAATAAACTTTGGCCCACGTTCGCCCCCGCGTTGATACCAGAAATAATGATATCCGGTTTTTTATCCATGATGGCCTTAACTGCAATCTTAACTGAATCGGCAGGTGTACCATTTACAGCATAGCCTCTAAATCCACCGGACCGTTTTACCTTTTCGATACGAATTGGATCAGAAATTGTAATGGCATGGCCAACAGCACTTTTTTCTGTATTGGGTGCCACGACAGTTGTTTCACCAATTTCTGACATAGCTTCCCAAAGGGCATAAATCCCGGGAGCGAAAATGCCATCGTCATTAGCGATTAAAATTGATGGCCGGCTCATGCTGATAATAATTCAATTATTTTTGATAAAATTTCTTTCATATTCTCCCTTGGAACAATGTGATCGACAAACCCTTTATCCTGTAAAAATTCTGCTCTTTGGAATCCTTCAGGAAGATCTTCACCAATCGTTTGTTTAATTACCCTAGGTCCGGCAAAACCAATCAATGCCCCTGGTTCCGCTAAAATGATATCCCCCAACATACCAAAACTTGCTGTTACACCACCTGTAGTTGGATCTGTTAAAATGGGAATATACAATCCGCCCTCTTCCTGAAAGCGCGCGAGTTTTGAACTGGTCTTTGCCAATTGCATCAGCGCCAACGCAGATTCTTGCATCCGTGCACCACCGGAAGCACAAACAAGAACGAAGGGGATTTTTTTCTCACGGGCAAGATCAGCCGAGCGAGAAATTAGTTCACCTACCACAGACCCCATACTACCGCCAATGAATCCAAAATTCATAACGCTGAGGATCAGACCCTTTCCATTTATACTCCCAGAATAACAATTAATAGCATCATTTTGATTTGTCTTGGACATGGCTACTTTTAACTGGTCCGTATATTTTTTTTGTGCTTTAAAATTGAGCGGATCAGCCGATTTTACATTTGAGAACAATTCTTCCCGACTTTCCTGGTCCAGCAAAATATCCCGATAAACTGTGGGCAGTACGCGAAAATGATGCCCGCAGTGGCGAC
Above is a window of Candidatus Neomarinimicrobiota bacterium DNA encoding:
- the guaA gene encoding glutamine-hydrolyzing GMP synthase is translated as MNQLHAGGVVILDFGSQYTQLIARRVREQNVYSEILPPETPFAEILERKPAALILSGGPSSVFGDEAPEFDESILDAEIPILGICYGLQLLAHHNGGSVESTGQGEYGFAEIEVDDGSGLFKNVSGCSQVWMSHMDRVTELPNGWHTLAHSSNGVVAAMANEDQTRVATQFHPEVAHTEKGETLLQNFLLEIANCSPTWTAGNFINEQVALIRKQVGDGKVLCGVSGGVDSTVVAALLHKAIGEQSTAVLIDHGLLRKNEAQNCVNALKSGLGVNIHCYDESEIFLSQLAEVKDPEEKRKIIGNQFIYSFDRISGEMGKMDFLAQGTLYPDVIESGVSKGKTAHVIKSHHNVGGLPDDMNFELVEPLRELFKDEVRNVGRELGLPESLIERHPFPGPGLAVRIMGDITQERIEILQEADQVYMDILHEDGLYQEIWQAFAVLIPVKTVGVMGDQRTYENLLGIRAVTSTDGMTADWYRMPYDTLSKISNRIVNSVRGINRVVYDITSKPPGTIEWE
- a CDS encoding acetyl-CoA carboxylase carboxyltransferase subunit beta; this encodes MAWFRRKEKNISDLEKKDIPSGLWIKCPSCTEIQYKPELDKNHSVCRHCGHHFRVLPTVYRDILLDQESREELFSNVKSADPLNFKAQKKYTDQLKVAMSKTNQNDAINCYSGSINGKGLILSVMNFGFIGGSMGSVVGELISRSADLAREKKIPFVLVCASGGARMQESALALMQLAKTSSKLARFQEEGGLYIPILTDPTTGGVTASFGMLGDIILAEPGALIGFAGPRVIKQTIGEDLPEGFQRAEFLQDKGFVDHIVPRENMKEILSKIIELLSA
- the surE gene encoding 5'/3'-nucleotidase SurE; the protein is MSRPSILIANDDGIFAPGIYALWEAMSEIGETTVVAPNTEKSAVGHAITISDPIRIEKVKRSGGFRGYAVNGTPADSVKIAVKAIMDKKPDIIISGINAGANVGQSLLYSGTISAATEGTFLGIPSIAISLDALRNCDFTGSKVVAKKIVKAVLENGLPKDTLLNINVPKDPESGFKGYQVTHQGSIYFKDHFEKREDPRGRIYYWMTGDIKDPDTDIQSDGVALREGFVSITPLQLQMTNMPFMDELNEWNFS
- a CDS encoding four helix bundle protein, with the translated sequence MKKNIIKDKSFDFAIRIVKLYQYLTTEKNEYVLSKQLLRSGTSVGAMVRESEHAESKADFIHKLAIAQKESNETLYWLELLNRTDYLKVSEFESINNDVTEIIKLLTSIIITTKKG